The genomic stretch tgtatgactttctttcttactatGTGGACCACAAAAGGAATAAAGGAATTTTATAGAATATTTCGGGCTGACGTTTCAGTACAattgcagttgatagtgactcactttaaagcttaagaaGGACCTatagtattataaaagtagtccttgCAGTTTATGCGTCATATGCCAAGTCTTCTGaggttttggtgaaaaacaacatgaaatctAAGTCAttgggtgcttctcaatcggaaggctgcagcctagttaggctgtgtccttcctaaaaccagtccttctgaggctgttGGCTAGGCTCCTTCTCAGCATTCAGCGCTAGAATGAGATGGTCTAATAAGTGCGCATGTGCAAGGGATTGTGAGTAACTGAAAGCCACGAAGGATGCACTTgatgcatccttcaaaatatgGCGAACGAAGGCTGCGAAACAAGACTGCCTTCCAAGGGTCCTCATAATTGAGATGGCCTACGGTGGTGCTTGATGATGTGGCAGCTGAGATATCCAGCCtgactaggctgcagccttccaattgagaagcacccatttttaaccctcctgttttgtttggggtcaaattgaccccactGCAACTTTGCCATCTCTTAAAAATATGCTAAACTTTTTAGAAAAACTTGAATCTTtgacttttcctacatttatTAGAAGAAAACAAATATGTACTTTACATGTTTCAGAGTTTTCAAAATCCCTGTACACATTTTGACCACATCAGTGAACCCCAGCCAATTTTATGGTAGGCAAACCAGAAAAATGTAGAGCTTTATTTTTCTCTACTATTTTACCTTTTCTTGCTGACTCTCTCCCATTATATTGTCAACTTATTACAAAAGTATCCCTTACCTTTATGCCCTTACTTGAGTTTCTCTCTATTAGAGAGCTTTTGGTCCCCTTACAATGTTTCACGCCTCTGAAAACCACTTTTTGACTAGTTGTGAATACTTGATATCAACagcttttcctaaaaaaaaaaaaaggcagaaaacaAGTATTTGttaaaacaacataataatgtgtttataaaCACATTACTCTTTTTCTTATTACCATGAATCAAAAGGCATCACTTTCAGatgcaataaacatttacaaatggTTTGTACATTGTAAACATTGTGCAAGGGACTATTCTGCATGCAACACAATATCAATAGTGCCACAGAAAAAGGTatacacattttaattgatgcaaaGACGTCTGATAGGGGATGGCGATTGCAGGAACTAAAAACGGTTCAATGAATGAAAACGAAcaaaatttttagcagaatgtaaccaaaaattggaacaaagtgattttcaattgttccagagtgaaaactttatttttaaatgctggtaaccagttaattttgttcagataatttattgaaacaaaaggccaaagggtttatcacagtacatttcttAAATTATACCACTTCATGTTTCCCGAAataaatgaaacatgtgctttgatcctgaaggaaaccgctgcatcacacatttctttgccttattgcccgttgtggatgtcgcattctctgaatgaagaccatTAGAACTAACTGTACTAAGTACTACATGTACATGcatggttaatccagatacaaggaaaacattattagaggtaaaaaattatatttctcagttgtttccgaGTCTTCACGGAATTAtttttagatatgatgcattagtacagatttgatgctactgggttttgactcagaagtagatctgtaattaaaattatacttaactgttaattaactgcgtGTTATggtttctatgctgataaatacaCCACACCGGAAAAaagaaatattgtttattttcacttattttagtGAGTTAAGTTGaaggcttgtttttccagaccatgttgcttgctTGGCAaaactgcaattggtatttcacccaccgcttagcgcagagtactgtcattttaaaaagaatgttattaacattcttttattttgttctaaccggtaaccttttggaaaggaggctgcagaacttctgaaccagaacgaaaaaaatactgtttttgctcagacgAACTGAAATGAGTGCTTGCCAGTAACTCAGCAGATTGGGGTCACTATCAGGGTGCTGGAATATTTGGgagcaacatgttgacttcccgTATAATCATGTTGATCGGAAAGGGAGAGGTTTTCAATTGTATTTACTGGTAAATGAAGGGACACAGTCAGACATAAAAGCAAATagcattttgaatttgagcaattaatcttattttaaaatgtttggggTCGCCCAAATTTACACACAACAGGAGGGTTAAGAGAAAAAAACGTATGTCCGTTACACGTGAGGCTCGTTCACGGTGGCTCATGTGTTCATGCAAGAATATAATGGAAGTATAATAATGACATAAtgtctttgaaacaaaaaagcacactgaatttcattaactgaaaaataaacatattgcATTAACAGTACTTGCATTTTTGGGGGATGCAATTTCATGTGGTTGTATATTACCTAtgaatatttcaattgaaaatatttcacaataaatttcatcattaaaaattcaacaataaatattcaccttccaaagttcacttccaaaatattaattttttcaaaaaacattattcaatAGGTAATATTCATCCATTATATTTTGCTATGCAAATTCGCCTCtaaaattccagtggttaaaatttGGTTGGAAATTCAACATACATTAGGGCATTGCAGGAAAAGCAGTAGAGTGCCTATGCACAATCTTCACTTGCTGCTACTAGACTTCACCACTAAGTGATGAAATTTTAtgttaaatgttttcagttgaaatattcacagcttaaattTACAACCATATGAAATTGCATCCACCAAAAATGTAAGCACTGTTAATTCAAggcgtttatttttcaattagtgaaATTCAGTGAtcttttttgtttcaaagacatttgtcattagtATACTTCCATAGAACCTGTGTTGTTTATCGCTAAAATGAACACGTTCTCGCATGAACACGTGCACTCATGAACCAATTTGTTGAATAAATATTGGCcgtttgtgacaacatgccccaacagcacactatatgggaTAAGCTGTCACAAAGAAACCAgcctttaaacttttttttaggcttttcagcaaaattaaagcagtaaaacaattattaaataataaaattaataaaaacagctAAATGTAAAAGATAATGTCAAAAATATCAATCCATTTtaggccaacaaatattgtagttAATACATTTTACACCTTGCCCCAACCTGAAAACACAGTTCAACCTTGACTGAATGTAAGCCTTGGTGGTTTtactgtttattgtttgtttacaGAGCAGAAACAATATGATGgtattgtaattaaaaaatatatatattttaatttaaggtTTTAACTAGAGAAAATTACTTTATTGGACTTTTCACTCTAAACCTTACAGTTACTTCTGAGatgtagcccttgtgacaacttcctgtGTGACCAGAAGTCTTGGTCtcccctaaataaaaaaaataaaaaaggaatgaagaaaaacataaacaataaaataaatataataataataaattaaaaaaaatgaaaataaaaataaaaaattgcctgAAAAAATACATCAACATCCAGACAAAGAAACAAGATAAATGAAGATTGACATTAAAGGCCTGTAGAGTAAAACTAGTGACATGCAGTGAGTTTCAGTTCCCCCACAAGTAGCCATAGTAACTACTGATCCTCAAATGGCTTGAGTCTATAGAGTGACCACCATCAGTTTCAGTACTTTTAGACACCAGTACTTAAGACAAAAACTGGAGGTGGGGGAGGTAATCATGTAATGTTTTAGTTTAATCAGGGTCTTATTATATTCAGGTGTGAAATGTTTAGTTCTTTAACTTAGGGGAAAAGGATTTTCAATATCAAAATGAAATGAaaccactgaataagattcaagactgaatttatgtttagTTGCAGTGCCTCTGTGAATGAGATATATCCAGCTGCAGCCTCACAGCACCAGCAGTTTCAGGGCAGAAGTTCCAGGGCAGCAATCTCAgggcgtgagagagagagagagagagagggcgcaGCTATGACATGCTTTTTATTGGATTTATCCATtacatattaatgtaaaaaagTTATGTAAAGTACTGATATAAATgctaataaacataatacaaattaacaacagcaaatcagatgtacacaaaatttctgaagtgaaacaaacacttatttaatGCAATATTTACGTACTGACTATCCATTGATAACTTCTGTTAATCGGTCAGGCGGACACGGTTACTGGCCGATGCCGATaacgcaaaatggccaaatattgggcTACACTTGCTGATGAGTTTAATGGAAGACCTTAAATATTTCAGTATTACATTTTTCAGCCTCATCGGACAATGAAAGGAAACACTGGTAGAATAGCAGGCTACAATAAAATTGTAAAGTAAAAACACAAAGAAtcaggattcaataatgatggggatgcaATATAGCCTACTTTATTAAACACTAAATAATATGCAGTgataacagcaacaacaatattcaaagtaatttatTCTCAAAAATGTAGTTTGTTTGGCAGTAAAGGCATAATGGACAAAATGCCAACAGCTCCATCTACATTTAAATAGCAGTCTAAACGAGTAAATCAGTATATTAGTAAAATACTGTGCTACGAATATCAATCGGTACTTACAAACAGCTTGAAATGAGCACATTCTTGGAGAACCATCATTAAAACCCACTATCTGAGCAAAAacttgcatttctgtgactggtGTAATGAAGGGTAGTTCTGAATAATtataggtttatatatatatatatatatatattcagaactCATGAATATTTGTAAACTTTTTACTGTTTTACCATATTGTGCTGAAATCTGACTCCCCACCACATTTTAACTCCCACAACCTGATTGGTccttatccctaaagcccaccccGAACCATTTTTGGGAGTCATTGGTCcctatccctaaagcccacccctacACCGATTCCTAACCATACTAGGGAGTCAGAAATCAGCATGCCACCGGCAAACGTCTGCACTAAACTCTGTCAATCCGAATGGTAAACACAATATTTCCAGGGACTGTTCGACTTATTAAAAGCATGACAACAAATATAAGCATCCACAACATTAACAGAAAAGATATCCAAGCAATTAGAAAGTAAACaactttaccaaaaaaaaaaaaaacagaaaacttctGCCACGTAAACATTTGTCCTTGAATGCTGCTGGTCAGAAACTTACTGCAGTGATGTAATACTTCAGCTCCGCCTCAACTTCCACACAGAGAATGCAGCCTTGGTGCTTCTGCCCTTAAACTGCAGGTGCCTCAGAGCCGCAGCTGGATAATATTGCTGTGAAATGGAAAAGCACTAACAAGTGTAATCATGCTGAAATTTATGCTACAGGATTGTCAATTCCCAATTGTCCAAAAGAGAGAAGAatgctgaaaatataaattttttcttttcttgtttattaaatcatacaaacacAGTAAAATTGTGTTATAGATGGTTAGCCATTAAACACACATACAATAATATACATGACGGCGCAAACCACATCAAGTACAAAATGAAGATTATATGGCCAAAAACTGGCCTTCTTTTTAACCTGTAGAGAGCCACACCTCTGCCATGCAACTCCATCAAGCAGTTTTTGAAAAGGGAAAACAGTGGTACAGCTTTCTCCAGTAGCCCCCATATTTGAAGTCATGCTGAAAGAACTAATAACTATTGACCTTAATGTGATGGCCAACATAATGCTTGACAACATTTTACTCTGTCTGCAAAAAGTCTTCAGACCAAACTCCTGCAGCAGCAGTTTTTAAAACCCCAAAGGAAACGAAGACAGACGGAACAGCAAAGCAAATCTCACTTTTTGCACGTcttgcaggggtgtaaagtaattgagtaaaaatacttaagtattatttttggggatttgtactttactcgagtgcaatttaaacataatacttgtacttttacttaattatatttccaaagaaaaaaaattgtattttttactccttacaattttatttaaactggaAAAGTACTccttacatttttgcagatcgtTTTCTTTCGTCTTATTGGACTGAAGCAGACTTTTCAGTGCATCCGACAAACGACAGACTGACAAACAGCAGAGTGTCGCACAGCGGCTGTGTGGAATTCCGATCATCTGCAGAGGCGaaatttcggatctgatttgagctttggatacgttaaaatatttgtgcgactagaccatATGTGACTGCCCAACTGAATGTGATGCATTCAATCAAAAATATGAGcacaaagtgagaaacactgacgggTTTTGtcttaaactttattctaaacgcctgctacttGTACAGATTGGACATTTATGAAATGATCATTCACGctgcaaatatatactgtaaataaaaacaaaaggcttttgtaattaaatgtgtacatgtcatttatttctacacttgcattcatatttaaatcataaatgaATTTTTACCCCCTATATGCTGAattactattgttgttgttgttaggcaattataaattataataataactataaaaccagcaatgataatgatgattttaaaaaatgtggaaATCTGAgtaaataattatgtattttattgtattcatccatctgctcaacagcagggTTATGTAGCAAagctcagaaaacaattcacaaaaccaacaacattacaaactttcttcaaagcttattttgaatttttttcatctttctctgtgtctcaaggggctgggtgttCTGACATCGCAATTCATGAGTGCCTTCTCTCATGCAAcgaacattgcgtgactgtggcaatgATTTTGCTAAGTAAAATTATGcggttcattacacgtctcagggcagttctgaagtgaaatgtccactgtgtggtgctaaaagagagCAAAACgttctcccgaacagatgagGTTAAGATTAATATTCTATAGAGGTTTTATTCAACAAAACTGATctctcaaccctaaacctaaaccaaaccgatagtgtcagaaaaagcaaatgtgacatgaaaaacaatttttgaagcaaccacttcatatttggtgcttctatgacactttcactcacgTGTCGAcgcgtgtgctcttcaggactcataccccagtcctttgtattgcatatgcaacactctatcagtagagcttccgtgcaatttgatcgcactcaaacaagcattgtgtgaggaacagaatgaaaaatgtgtgtttatgaactgataatctgccgttttactcgtgatttgagtgaaaaggGGTTAAGAGTCaatgttgttttagcgcctctagtgttcattccaccaggaaactgccatgttACGTACAACCggacacataaaaataatttagcaaaaattttgttattgtAACAATTTTATGACCAGGCAACTGAAACCAactgaatttaacaacatcctctcttagacaatctcctctcttgatttaatgctagctaggaaaaaagttaattattaaaaaagtaaaaagtaagtaCAAATTAatctgaatacttttttactttcaatcaagtatgtttttggctagatacttttAAGTAAAATTTTCCCTCACTAGCcatacatttacttaagtataatttcagaGTACTTTTTATGCCACTGCTGTCTTGATGTTTATTTCTATTAATATCTCTCTAAACCAACAATGTGTTACTTGAATAGGCATTAGACCTTGTGGGGGTTCAGAGTTTGACTTGAGATCCTAAATGGCAGCGTGAGATTTGTTTCAGTCTCTACATATTGATATGGAAAGCTAGAAAATATCCTTCATCCTTTGCTTAGACATAACCATTGACCTGTGATCTCATGGGACATGTTTGCTCTTTACTGTGCCGCCTTGAGTGAACACTGAAATATAGACAATATGCTTTCATCCATCCATTAGCAGGAGCAGGCACACTTCTTCATCTCTTTCTCAGTTATGCATCTCGCTGGAATTTTGAAGCTCCCAGCTGCTGCTCTGCTGGACTGTAACACACATTCGTTCATATACTGCCCCCTCTGGCTCTTCAATCTTTGCGCCAATGTCATAAAGATGGTGTCCACCTGGTCCCCTTTGGGGCCTTTGGCTGAAGTAAGGTAAAAAGTCATTCCATGGACATCGGCCAAGTGACGAGACTGCTCGATTAACAGAGTAGTCGTCGATGAAGTTATCAGGTCGACCTTGTTGCAAACAAGAGCACGTGGTACATCTGGACCAAGAGAGTGCTGACGGCACTCATCCATCCACAATGGTAGATTGCGGAAACTAGTAGGGTTAGTGACATCAAAGACGAAGACAATGCCGTGCACATTGCGATAGTAGTGCTGCACCATGCTTTTGCGAAAACGTTCCTGACCAGCTGTGTCCCACAACTGCACCTGGAGATGGAGGGAAAGATTTGAGAGCAACTCTACGTAGGACTCTAGCCTATATACTTTGGCCTGAGGGTATTAAACTGTATGTAAATTACTTTTTGGCACAAGACTGTCACATCCATACTGCTGAAATGGACCCATGACCAAAAATACAGTGCTGCATTGACATTGCAGAGGCAGAAAAATGGCAATGTACTGGTCAAGACAACATCTTTTTAAAATCTGCATGATCTTTACGCATGATCAACATCACAGTCAAATCACAGGCTGAACTGATACTTTCTTAGACAAAGTCACCTCAGGCAAATGTAGAAAACTTAGAACAAAAAGGTCTGGAGAAGCCTATAGATAGTATGGACTAATGCAaagtttacagtaattttacaatatttttatgtgaaaagGTTAGTTGTAGTTTGTAGTTCAAAGGAATATTGcgagttaaatacaagttaagctcaattgatttGTTTGaccatcacaaaaaacaaaacaataaataaaataaaatatgcagtccttaattttactttaaaaaaagaaataaaaaaagaagcaaaaatcgaggttacagtggtgcacctacaatggaggtgaatgtggccagtctaaaaacattaaaatacacaaagtttcaaaagtatagccacaagatgtgaatagtatatgtgttaacatgattttagcctGATACAATTGCATACcaactttatctgtgtaaagttatattgaatattaccacaaaaattacgcCGGCGAATCCctgattttaccacactaaaatcacgttaacatgtaTAATTTTCCATcgtgtggctacacttttgaaactgtgtgtattttaatggttTATGAGATGGGATTCTCAAAAACTGTATTTCACTAGGATACTATTTAACTTTAAAGTCAAGGATTTACGTCTAAATTGAGTAATGGATGTAGAAAAATGTACAGCTTCACAAACTGTACCTCACAAAGAGAAACCAGCAGGGTTTGCACTGCACGGATTTTATAGGATGAACTAGCATTATGCTTCTAGGTTACTTTCATTCACAAAATGAGTTTTTCCAGTCTAAAATACTTACATAAACCAGCTTCAAAATGGAAATgaattgaaaaaaacaacaacaaaaaaaacaaacaaaaaaaaacacgatAAAACTGAAAATGTAGGCTACTTAAAACAGCACTTAAATAATATGTAGGTGCTGAGTTCTTACTCGGATTTTTTCGCCTTCTATATCAAGAAGTTTCTCCCGAAAATCGACCCCGATCGTCGCCTCCGTTCTGCTGGGAAACTGTCCGGTGCAGAAGCGGTGGGTCAGACAGGTCTTACCGACACCGGCGTCTCCGATCACGATGATCTTACAGGTGCGACTGCAGCGCACCGGCTTACCCTGCGAAGAGGTGGAGCTCTCCAGCGACGACTCCATCACTGACACAGCAGTTCCAGTGGCTAAAAGATGAAAATTAAGGCGAAATGGAAGTTAAAGTGTAAAGTTGATAGCTCGGGGTAATTCAGTGAGCACTCCTCACATGCCCATGACTGATGATAACTGATTACAATAACTTCCGCTATTATGAAAGGGAAACCTGGAAAATTTTTCTGTGACAAGTGAATTGGGTGCCCACCGTCATCAAATCACAAACAGCATGTAGTTCATGCTAACTTTTAACCTTAGTAAGACACTTATGGTATGGTTATTCTTTATACATTCAATTAATTTCGCATAGCCTATAAGGAAAACATTAGCAAAAAAAGGAAAGTCTGACATACAGCtgacaaaaaccaaaaacaacccACATTTTGTTTCATTTCCATTTTCGTAACCTTTCAGGTGTAAATGGTTTCCATTGCAGTATATGTGCTTTGGAGGATAAATGAAGCTTTTAAAACTGTTAAAGTCCTTGCAAGTTGCCAGTCTTGAAGTCTCAGCTGATGTTAATGAGAGTCAGTACTAATGTGTATGGATTGGTGCTAACAAAAATTGTCATGTCAATTTCACAGGCTCTTGATCACTATTTACTCTTGTTGTAGGGCACAACCTCTTCCACCACTTTTCCCCCTCTGTGAAGAAATGCAATGAGGAACCTCTACACATGCTCTTCCCCATCACAACATCACTTCCTCTCCACCCACAGCCTAATGTAACACAATCATGATCAACTTTAGATGACTCAGACGCTCACACCCGTTCAAATCAGATCTTctgccaaaaaaaa from Myxocyprinus asiaticus isolate MX2 ecotype Aquarium Trade chromosome 7, UBuf_Myxa_2, whole genome shotgun sequence encodes the following:
- the LOC127443942 gene encoding ras-related protein Rab-33B, with translation MESSLESSTSSQGKPVRCSRTCKIIVIGDAGVGKTCLTHRFCTGQFPSRTEATIGVDFREKLLDIEGEKIRVQLWDTAGQERFRKSMVQHYYRNVHGIVFVFDVTNPTSFRNLPLWMDECRQHSLGPDVPRALVCNKVDLITSSTTTLLIEQSRHLADVHGMTFYLTSAKGPKGDQVDTIFMTLAQRLKSQRGQYMNECVLQSSRAAAGSFKIPARCITEKEMKKCACSC